In Candidatus Zixiibacteriota bacterium, the genomic window CCTTTGCGCAGGGCGTACTGCGCCATGAGCGTGCGCCGCCGCGTGTAGATATGATGAATTTTGGCAATCAAATCCGCCTTGATTTTGACGATGTCGAGCGAAACGAACGATTGCTGCTTCGGGATAAAGTCGACCGCGCCGAGATCGAGCGCATCAAGCGTGATCTTGGCGCCTTCCGAGGTTAACGACGACACCATGATCACCGGCGTCGGATGCTTCTCCATGATCTGGCGCAGCGCGGCCAGCCCGTCCATCTGCGGCATCTCGATATCCATTGTCACCAGGTCGGGGCGCAACTCCAGCACGCGCTCGATCGCGTCCTTCCCGTTCGCCGCCTGGCCGATGATTTCGATTCCGGGATCATCGGCGACCATCATCTGGATCGCTTTGCGCATGAATGCCGAGTCGTCTACGACCAACATGCGGATCTTGTTTTGAGTCGTCATGCCTGCCTGCTCTCAGGTTACTTCACCATCGAGAAAATTCCGACCGGATCAACGATTAGCCGGACCCGGCCATCCCCCATGATTGTCGCCCCCGCAATTCCCGGCGTCTGCCCGAGCAGTTCTCCCAGCGGCTTGATCACCACTTCCTCCTGGCCAAGCAGCCGCTCGACCACCAGACCCAGACGGCGGTCGGCCAGTCCGAGGACAACTACGTAAGCGTTCTGGCGCCCGGCAAATGCCCGCGTCTCCTGCTTCTTGAAGAATGTGGTCGCCAAATCGACGATCGGCAGGACTGCATCGCGCAGGCGGATGACTTCCCGCTGATTAATCGAGTGAATCTCATCCCGCGTGATCTTGACGGTTTCCGATACCGACGCCAGCGGCAGGATAAACAACTCGCTGCCGGTCTCCACCAGCAGCCCCTGCACAATCGCCAGCGTCAGCGGCAGCTTGATGACAATCGCCGTTCCCTGCCCGCGCGCGGACTCGATGTCGATCAGCCCCTTCAGCTTCTCGATATTGGTGCGAACGACATCCATGCCCACACCGCGGCCGGAAACGTCGGAGATCACCTTGGCCGTGGAAAACCCGGGATGAAAAATGAACGAAAAGATGTCCCGGTCGCTCATCCGCTGAATTTCCTCCGCGGTGCCCAATTTCTTTTCCGCCGCCTTTTCGCGGATACGATCAACATCCAGGCCGGCGCCGTCGTCGGAAATCCGAATGACGATATTCGAACCTTCCTGGCTCGCGCTCAGCTTGATCGTGCCCTGGCGCGGCTTCCCCGATCGCTCCCGGACATCCGGCAACTCGATGCCGTGGTCGACGGCATTGCGCACCAAATGGACGAGGGGGTCGCCGATTTCCTCGATCACCGACTTGTCCAGCTCGGTTTCCTCGCCGTGGATCGTCAATTCGACTTCCTTGTTCAGCTGGCGGGCAAGGTCGCGGACGACGCGCGGAAACTTGTTGAAGACCTTGCCGATCGGCAACATCCGCATCTTCATGACCGACATCTGTAATTCGGTCGTAATGAAATTGATCTGCGTCGCCGTCTGATTCAGCTCTTCGAACAACTCGTCGCCCTCGAAACGCAGCGATGCCTTGCTGGCGAATTGCAACAACGCATTCCGCCCCAGCACCAGTTCGCTCATGATGTTCATCAGGCTGTCCAGGCGGTTGACGTCAACGCGAATTGTCTGATCGGCCCCGCGCTTGAGTTCGAGTGCGCCCCGTCCCACGGTCGGGACACTTGCGGTGTCCGCCGCCGGCTCCGGTTCTGGGCTTTCTTCTTCCACCGCCTCGACCGGGATTGGCGGAACCGGTTCGCTCACCGTCGCCGCCGCCGCAGACCCAGCCGCCGCCTTGGCTTTCTTGCCCTTGCCGTTCTTCTTGCCGGTCGACTTGCTTGCCGCCGGCGCCGGTATTTCCGGAACCTGGCCCTGATCAATAGCGATCAGCTTTGCCTTGACCGCCGACAAGTCGATCGTTGATTCGCGCCCCTGGCGCACGTCGTCAAGCAACACCTTGAGCGTGTCGATCGATTCGAGCAGGACATCCATGATGGCGGCGTTGGTGCGCAGCTCGCCCTTGCGTAGCTTGTTCAGCACGTCTTCCATCTTGTGCGTCAGCTCGGAAACTCTGTCAAAGCCGAGAAATCCGGAAGTCCCCTTGATCGTGTGCGCCCCGCGGAAGATCTCGTTAAGCAAGTCCAGATCGTCGGAGCGTTTCTCCAGCTTGACCATGTCTTCGTCCAGCTTGGAAATGATCTCATCCGCCTCGATCATGAACTCATCGATGATTTCCCGCATGTCATCGAGTGCGACGCCGTGATCAGCCATAGTTCCCTACTTCTTGCCTCGTTCGCGATTCATGTTGTCCACCAGCTCGTCGATCGAGTTCTGTCGGTTGGCGTCAGTCGAAAAACTGGCATTCGGATCGAACGCCAATTTGCGTTTGCTGCCTTCCCGTTCCTCCGAGCGATCGGCGCCGTCCAGATCCATCAGCACGTCGTGCAGGCGTGTCTCCACCATCTCGAGCATGTGGATGGCGTGGGCGATCTGCTGGGTCGTGATATCCTGAAACTGCAGGGCGTCCATAATGGCGTAGGCGTCATTCTGGTTGCTCTCGGCACAACTGCGCACCTGCTCGATGATCCGCTTGACCTTCGAGTTGTTGCGGAAGTACGTCGCCGGTAAGGCGCGCCGCAGCTCCTTGAGCTGCGCGTCAATCGTGCCTTCGCGCCCCGTGATCGCCTCCACCATGTCGAGCACGCGGTGGGCGGCATCTTCCGTCTGCCGGCTGACTCGTTCCAGCTGCTCCGTGGCCTGCGGCACCGTCTTGCGCGACTCCGTCAGCGGCTCCTGCGCCTGTTTGATTCCCTGGACAATCTGCGTAATCGACTCGGCGAGTTTGCGCAGGTCGCACTGAATGTTCTTGGTCGATTCGCTTCCGGTAAAGAGCGTACGCGTCTCCATGATCAACCCTTTCCTACGGATTTGAGGACCTGCCCGATTTTTTCACTCAACGTTTCCGGGGTAAACGGTTTCACGATGTAATTGTTGACGCCGGCCTTCATCGCCTCGATGATGTCTTCCTTGACCGAGCGCGTCGTGACCATCAACACCGGCAATTCGCGAAACTCGTCCGAATTGCGCATCTGCGTCACGAACGCCAGCCCGTCCATCTCCGGCATATTCCAATCGGTGATGATGAAATCGTATCGGTCGACCTTCATCTTGGCCAGCGCATCCTTCCCATCGCTGGCTTCCGCCACGTCGTTAAATCCCGCCCGCTTGAGCGTGTTGACGATGATGCGCCGCATCGTCGGCGAATCGTCAACGGCGAGAATCTTCAGCTCCGGCATAACGGTCTCCTTATCTCGTAGTGTGACTTGTCTGCGGTGTCCGGTTGCCTAACAGCTTGCCGATGGTCTCCAGCAGCGCTGTCGATTTGAACGGCTTGACCAGGTAGGCGTCGGCGCCGGCTTGCCGGCCCTTGACCTTGTCCTGCTCACTCTCCTCGGAGGAGAGAATGATGATCGGCAGCTTGCGAAACCGCGGGTTCTGCCGCAGGGTTGCGATCAGTTCATAACCGTCGACATTAGGCATGTTGAGATCGGTGATGACCAGATCAACCCCCGCCTCCAGGTGCGAGAGCTTCTCCAGCGCGTCCATCCCGTCGGCGGCACTGATCACCTCAAAGCCGTTCGACTTGAGGCTGAACGCGACAAACTTGATGATGGTCGGAGAGTCGTCAACCACCAGTACTTTGCGTCCCATATCCGGCCTTACCTTTATGAGTTCTCATGTTTTCTTCCTGGCACTGCTTAACAATTCCTGAATCTTGCGCAGCTTATCCATCGTCGCTTCATGCGTCGCGGCCGTAGCAGCGCCCGCGCTCGCCGCCGTAGCCGCCGCCCGGCTGGTTGCGGGCGCCCCCACCGCAGTGGTCTCTGCCGTCGCTGCTTCGCGCGCCGCCGCAGTCGGCGCCGCCTCCTTGTGATAAACCAGACCGTTCTTGAAGTAGATCAGTTTGAACGACTTGCTGATGCCGTGCAACGACTCGGCATGGCCGATGAACAGGTACCCCCCCGGCACCAGCGCCCCGTAAAAGTCGCGCACGATCTGGCGCTTGACGTCGTCGGAAAAGTAGATCATGACGTTGCGGCAAAACACGAAGTCCATCTCGGACATCAGCGACATCCGCCGCTGGTCGGTGAGGTTCAGATGACTGAACGTGACCAGCCGCTTCACCGCATCCTTGACGATGTACGACGGGCCTTCCTGGGTGAAATACTTCCGCACGATTTCCGGCGGTGTCGTTCGTAAGGCCATCTCGGTGTACACGCCGGTGCGCGCCGCATGCAGCACCTGCTCGGAAATGTCGTTGGCGATGATCTCGACGTTCCAGCCGGCAAGATCGCCGAACGCCTCCAGCAGAATCATGGCGATCGTATATGGCTCTTCTCCGGTGGAGCAACCGGCCGACCAGATGCGCAAACGCTTCCGCCCCTGGCGCTTGCGGCTGTTGACAATCAAGGGCAGCACTTCCTCCTGGAAACAGGTCAACTGCGGCGGATTGCGGTAGAACGAGGTCTCGTTGGTCGTCACGAGATTCATCAGCATGTTGAATTCTTTCAGGCTGGTGTCGTACTTGACCTGATAGAAATAATCGCGGTGCGAGCGGATGCCGAGCGCCGCCATCCGCTTGGTCAGGCGGTTCTCCAGGAGATACTTCTTGTTCTCCGAGAAGAAGATGCCCGATTTTTCGTGGATGAAGTCACGGAAGAGGATGAAGTCTTCCAGGCTCAACTCTGAGGTCTGCAGAGTCTCTTCGAACATCGCTGCGGCAATCCCCTGGTTTTAGAATCGGTCTTACGAGCTGCTCGACAGCAGCGTGCGGCGTTCCGCGGAGCGCAGCCGGTTCTTGGCGGCCAGCGCCGGTTCGGCCGGAAGTCCGCTGTCAATTTCGTCCTCCGACTGATCGCACAGCTCCGGCAGCGTGCCGATCGACTCCGTCGCCCGCAATACGGCCAGCTTGCCGCGCTTCTCGCGTTGATTCATGTTGGCCAGGCGCGTCTCGAGTTCGACGACGCGCTCCTTCAGCTGGCGCAAATTCTGGCGATTGTGGTACTCCTGCACGGCGTCCTGCACAGTGCGCTCCACCTCTTTCAGCCGGAACGGCTTGACGATGTAGTCGCGCGCGCCCAGCCGCAACGCCTCGATCGCCGTGTCGACGGTCGGATGACCCGTCATCACGATGATCGAAACGTCGCCGTTGAGGCGCCGGATCAGGTGCAGCAACTCCCCGCCGCTGACGCCGGGAATGCGCAGGTCAACCAGGGCGGCGTGATATTCGGTGCTCTCCAGCAGGCGGATCGTGTCCAGTTGATTGGCCGCGGTATGGACTTCATAGCCCGCCTGCGCCAGCAATTCTGCCAGCAGCTCCCGGACGAAGACTTCATCGTCCACAATCAAAATACGCTTATACATATACCTTCTGTACCTGTGTCGTCTGGCGTTTGGATTGACGATGTTCTTCCGATGCCGCCCGGACGGTGGCATAGAGACGGTTGATATTGAAGGGCTTGATAATGTAGTCATAGACCCGCTTGCGCAGCGCTTCCACCGCCGACTCCACCGACGGATAGCCGGTCATGACAATCACCGGCAACTGCGGAGATTCGGCGCGAATCTTGTCAACGAAACTCAGGCCGTCCTCACCGTCCATCTTGAGGTCGGTCAGAACCACGTCGAAATCACTGTTCTTTTCCAGCAGCTCCAGCGCTTCATTGACGTCGTTCGCGGTCATGATCAGGCAGTCCTTCTCGGCGAAGAAATCATACAGCAGATCGCGAATGAGCAGCTCGTCGTCGACCACGAGGATTTTATGTTGTTCCATCGGCTAACGCCTCCAGTTCATCGATCGCCCGGCTGACTGCGCCGACGACATCGGGGTTCTTGTCGCGCACCGATCCTTTCAGGAATGGCAGTGCCCTCTTATCGTGAAGCCGCGCGAGCGCCTTGGCGGCGGCAACGCGCAGAACATCGTTTTCACAACCCAGGAACGGCAGCAGTTCCTCCAGCGTCGCCGGATTTGCGATGCGCCCCAGCCCGTTGATGGCGTGGAAACGCACCCAGACATCCTCGTCGTCGAGCATCGTCACAATCACCTTCCACGACTCATTGCCCGTCAGCGCGATGATGGAGTCGATCGCTGCCTTCCGCACATCTGGCTCCTCGTCATTCAGCAGCACGCGGATTTGCGGCACCACCGTCGCGTCGGCGATGCGTCCCAGCGACTCGACCGCCGACTTGCGGACCTGCGCTTCCGGATGATTGAGCGCGTCCAACAGTGGCTCGATCACGGCCATTTCGCCGATCCAACCCAGGGCCTGCGCCGCCAAAATCTGCCGCCGTGAATCGGCAGCTTCCAGACCGTTGCGGAAGCGATCGATCGCCGCCGGCCCGCCGCTCAGCACCAGCGCGCCCAGCGCCGCCTGCTGCACGTCGGAATATTCGTCATCCAGCGCTGCAAACACCCGGTCGATCACCGTTTCGGCGCCGATCCAGCCGATGGCCTTGAGCGCCGCCGAGCGAACGTGGTACACCGGATCTTCGCTCAATTGCACCAGCAGCTCCAGAATGTCGCGATCGCCGATCCGGCCTAACACCAACGCCACACGCTCGCGCACGGCGTCATCCGCATGATCCTTCAGGCGCGCAACTTCCGGGACGAAGCGCGAATTGCCGGTCGCCGCAATCGTGTCCAACAGATGACAGCTGATCGCTGGACTCGCCTTGCGCAGTGCATCGGCGATTTTGTCGGTCGCGGCAATTGCGGCCTTGCTGAGCAGGTCTTTGGCCCGCTCTGCCACTTCCTCGTCGGCATCATTGAGCGCATCGAGCAGGACGCTGACCGAAGCTGGCGCATCCCACGAACGTAATTCTTCCAGCGCAAACAGCTTGGTCTCGCGGTCACCGGTGCGGATCGCCTTGATCAGGCACTGCTGCAACTGCGCGGCCGGGAGATTATCGAGAATCGAGTGATCGGTGGCATGCGCCACTTTGATCAGCGCGCTCACCACGGCCTCGTGCAGCGCTTCGTTCGTGCTGGCGAGTTGCTCGCGCAGGAACGGTTCTACCGCGCGCGTCCGGAGATTACCCATCGCCTCCACGGCGGTAAACACCAGCACCGGGTCGTCCGAACGCAGCGCGCGAATCAGCAGCGACAACGCCTTGTGGTCGGCGATGACGCCCAATGCTTCCACCACTTGCGGCCGCGCGTAGGGATGCCGGTCGTACGCCTGGATTAATGGCGTGACGGCCACGCTGTCGCCGACCCGGCCCAACGCTTCCGCCGCCGAGCAAACGACGTTCTCGTTGCCGTCATCCAGCCGGTCGATCAACGCCGTCACGGCCGACGAATCGCCGATGACGCCGAGAGTGTCGACGGCGAACTTGCGCACATCGTGATCGTCCGACTCGATGCAATCGAGCAACGCCGGGATCGCGGCGACGCCAAAGGCGGCCAGCACTTCGGAGGCGAGGTTGCGCTGCGAAATCTCGGGACTGGACAGATACTGACAGAGGAATTGTGGGGCGTGCGGCGAGCGGCGGGAAATCAAGGCCTCGGCCACGCGCTCGCGGACCCCCTTGTCGGAATCCTCGATGGCCGAAACCAGCGCGGCTACCGCGTCTTCATCGCTGCAGTCGCGCAACAACTCAATTGCCTGCTCGCGTTCGGTCGGATCGCCGCTGGTTAAGCCGGTGATTGCGCGATCAAGAACGCCGTCCTCCAGTGCCATGCGACATACCCTTTTGCGAAGTTAGCCGGTCACCCGGGCCGGAGTCATGAAAACTTCCTGCGCTTCGGCTTCCGAGTCAAAAATCTCGAAGATGTTCGATAACTGCGTGATCTCGAAAATCTCCTTCACGTAGCTGGCCAGATTCGAAAGCACCAGCCGCCCCTTCGCCAATCGCACTTCCTTCAAGATCGACACCAACGTCCCCAGGCCGGAACTATTGATGAAATCCACCTGTCCGAGATTCAGAATGAGCTGGCGCCGGCCCTGCTGAACATGCCGCAAGACGTCGTCTTTGAGCGTGGACGAACTGGTAATGTCCAGGCGCCCCTTCAGACTCAACGTCACAAAATCTACATGTTCGGTCACACGAATTTCCATTGACTACCTCCGTAAGTATTCAGCTACCTTCAACCGACTGCGCCTCGGGACGCAACCGCCACGAAAGAGTGAAGCGCAATCCGCCGCCGGCTTTTTCCTCTACGGCAATTCTATCGGCATATCCGCGCATGATGGCCACACCGCGGCCGCCGGTTTTTTCGGGATTTACGTCCTTCAAGTCCAACCGGAGATCGACATCCTCCAGCCGCCCCTGGCCCTCGTCCTCGATCGCGAATTCCAGGCCGCGCTCGTCCCAGCGGAAGCGCAGCTGGATCGTTTTGCCCGGATCACCGTGATTGCCGTGGTAGAACGCATTAGTGAACGCTTCTGAAACACACACGGCGAAGCGGTACTTCTCGGCGCCCGTCAGGCCGAGCGCCTCCACCACCTCCGCGATCACCTGATAAACCTGGTTGAAGTTCTCCTCGCGCGAATGAATCGCGTACGATAACTGACCGCTCATCGGATCTCCACGGCCAGAATGGTGGTATCGTCCAGCGACGCGCGATTGGCCCCGGCGCGAAAAACTCCCAGTTCCTCCATCAGGCGCTGCGTGACCTGCACCGGGTGCGCGTCGCTCTGGTTGCGCAGGAAATGCAGCACACGCTGGCGACCGTACAGATCTCCCCGCTGGTTCTCGCTTTCGCTGACCCCGTCCGTGTAAAACAGGATTCGATCCCCGGCATGAAGTTCCACGGTCTCGCTCTTGAATGTGACGTCGGCGAATTGCCCGAGCACCGTGCCGCCCACGCGCCACTCCCGCACTTGGCCGCTTTCTTTCTGCAGATGCGCCGGCGGCAGATGACCGGCATTGACGTAGGCGCATGTCCCGGCCGCCAGATTGAAATGGGCATACGCCACCGAGATGAACATGTTCTCCGACCGCAAGACCTGTTCGCACAAGAACTGGTTTAGGCCGGTGATCAACTGATCCACCGGTCGGCCCCGCACCGCTTCCAGTCGGAAGGCCGATCGCACCGCCGCCATTAACAGCGCCGCCGGGACCCCCTTGCTCGTCACATCCCCGACAATGACGACAAATTCGTCGTCGGTCAGCTTGATGATGTCGTAATAGTCGCCGCCGACCTGACCGGCCGGGATGTAGGCGGCCTCAATGATCGCTCGATTGAACGTCGCCGATGGCGCCGGCAGCAAAGCGTGCTGCACCGTGTGCGCCAGGAACAACTCCTGCTCCAATTTCTGGGCATGCAATTTCTCTTCGATCAGCGAGGCGTTCTCGATTGCCACGGCGGCAAATCGCACCAATAACTGCAGGCGCATCCGGTCTTCCTCGTCAAATTCACCGCCCGTCGCCTTGTTCACGATGACCAGCACGCCGATCTTTTTCTCTTTCGAAATCACCGGCACCGCAATCACCGACTCGATCCGATTGTGCATCGATGCCGGCTCTCCCAGCTCGCGTAGAATCGTGGCCTCGCCGGTCGCCAACGCCCAATCGGCAATATTGCGTCCGTCCTCCATGCGAATTGCCGCGATCACGGCATCGTCAACCCCCCACGAGATCCGCGTCTGCAGGCGCTCGTTCTCGATCAGCATGATGCTGCCGACCTCGCCCGACACCATCCGTATCGCCATCTCCATCATGGCCGCGAGTACGCTCTCCAGATCGATCAGCGAAGTGATCATCAGCCCCATTCTCGCGATATCTTCCAACTGCGCGGCTTGATCGGCAAGCTTGGATTCGAGATCAAATAACTTGCGTTCGAACAGCACAATCTGATCTTCGATTCGCGACAACATTTAGGATACCAGAATAGTCTAAATTCAATTGCCAAAAACGGTTACGCGGCAGTCCGCCTGTAGTTCAGCTATCGGCTGATCGGGCTGAATCCTGAAGCCACCAAATTCAATGCACTGATTTGACGAACTCGAACCGGCATCGTCGGCAATCCGGCGATCCCTCAAAGCCGTTGCGGCATCACATTTTAAGTTGACAGATTTTGCGAATTGGCTTAATTAGTGGGATAGGACTGAGCGGCGATCGGCCGCTCGCTTACTTACAACACCCGAATTCGATCGAGCTTTCGGCCGAAATCCTCCGGAGCCCCTCACCACCGCGTGGAACTCTGCCGAACGAATTACGGACAGGTCACTATTTTGTTATCTCGCTTAGTCAAATATCACTCGCTACACGTACTGTGTCTGATGACGCAGTTTAGCCTACCCCTGACGGAGGATCCATGCAACGCCTGTTAATGGCAGCGGCGATCGCCCTGGCGCTGGTCGCCTGCGCGTTCGCTCAACAAAAAGCTTATGACTACAAGAATCTGACGGCCGACGACATCGCGGAGATCAAGGCGCGCCGTCACGAGTTCTACACCGCCAAGTCGCAAGGCAAGCAGGAAGCGATTCGACTCGCACAGTTGCAGAAGGCGATTTACCTGGACGGTAATGAAGCCGACTACAACGTGAAATACTATGGCATCGACGTCTACCTCAACTTCTCGAACGGCTCGATTGTCGGGAAGGTTGACTATGTGATCGAGGCCATGGTCGAGGGCCTCAATGCCATCGATCTCAATCTGGCAACCGACCTTACCGTCGATTCCGTTCGCTTCGGCGCTACCGCCGCCGGCTACAGCCACGCGGTCGATCTGCTCTCCATCACCACCCCCGCGCCGATCGCGCGCAACGCCCAGTTCTCCATGACGGTTTACTACCACGGCACCCCGCGTTTCGTCGGCGAACAGGGCATGGAGTTTGCCTCCGTGTATGGCAACACCATGTGCTGGACCAATTGCGAGCCGTTCGGATCACGCAACTGGTGGCCGTGCAAGGATCACCCCGAAGACAAACCCGATTCGGTCGATATCTACGTGGATTATCCCAGCACCTACAAAGTGATGTCCGCCGGCGCCATCGTTAGCGATGTGTCATCCGGCACCGGCCGCAAGCGGATTCACTTCAACCATAACTATCCGGTTGCGACCTACCTCGTCGCGATCACTTGCGCCAATTTCACGACCTCGACGCAAACCTGGAACTACGGGCCTTACTCGATGCCGGTCTATTCCTACACGGTGCCGAATATCCCGCAAGCCAAGCAATCGTTTGAGACCTGGATGATCCCCGTGCTCAACGCCCTCTCGAACCGCTTCGGCACTTACCCGTTCGCGACGGAGAAAGCGGGCAATGCCCACTACGGCTGGGGCGGTGCAATGGAACATCAAACCTGTTCGTTCTATAACCCGACTTTTTACGATGATTGGGTTATTGCCCACGAGACCGGCCACCAGTGGTTCGGCGACATGATTACCTGCAAGACCTTCAACCACGTCTGGCTGAACGAGGGTTTTGCCTCCTACTCGGAGCCGATCTTCTTCGAACAGCAGTACGGCTTCAATACCTACAAGAGCTGGCTGCAGTCCCAGAAGTATCTCGGCGGCGGCACGATCTACGTCGAGAACACTCTCACCGACGACATCTTCGACAACAACCTCGTTTACGACAAAGGCTCCTGGGTCGTGCACATGTTGCGAGGCGTACTCGGCGATAGCGTGTTCTTCAACGTCGCGATGCCGGCTTGGTACAACTCGCCGTTCAAGTACGGTGCCGCCACCACTTCCGACTTCACCAACGTTATTTCGACGGCCGTCGGTCACGACATGTCGTGGTTCGTCGATCAGTGGATCTACGGCGACGGCAGCCCCAATTATCAAATCGCTTACCGCTGTGAGCCGGAGCCGGGCGGCTATCGTCTGGCCTACTTGATCCGCCAGACACAAAGCGGCGGCACCTACTTCAAGATGCCGATTCGTACCCGCTTTGTCACGACCGGCGGTAATGTCGACACGACGATCTGGAACGAAGGCCCGGTGGAACTCTACACCCTGCACTTTGCCGACTCAGTCACGAACGTCATTTTCGACGCCGACGAGTGGATACTGCGCCAGGTCACGACTGTGCCGCTGCAGATGACGATCCTGACCGTCGATCTGCCCGATGGTGAAATCAATTCGCCTTATGCACAGAGTCTCGAAGCGGTCGCCGGTACCCCGCCGTACTCCTGGACCTTCCTCGGCGGCGATCTTCCCTTCGGTCTCAATTTCACCGGCGGCACCGTCGGCGAAATCAGCGGCACGCCGACTTACGCCGCGACCTTTTATTTCAGCATCATGTGCCAGGATGCTTCCATTCCGCCGGCCAGTGATACCAGCAGTTTCGCCATCACAATTATTCCCCAGCAAGGTCTGCCGGGGGATGCCGACGGCAGCGGCGGCGTGTCCATCTCGGATGCCGTCTACCTGATCAACTACATCTTTGCCGGCGGACCCGCTCCGAACCCGATGGCGGCTGGCGACGCCGACTGCAGCGGCGCAGTCTCGATCTCCGATGCCGTCTTCCTGATCAACTACATCTTCGCCAGCGGACCTGCCCCCAGTTGCCCGTAACCGGCCGGCCCTAAACTGCACAAACCAAACGGGCGAGTCGCCAATACGACCCGCCCGTTGATTTTGCGATCTAATCGCGAAGCTACTTTTTGGCTTTCTTGGCCGGCTTCTTCGCGGTCTTCTTCGCAGGCTTCTTGGCTTTCGTGGCCATGTCCGCTGCTCTCCTTACCAGAGTAGGTTTCAAGCGGTCGCGCTCAGACAGCCTAACGAAGAGCGCGATTTCCATTTTACTTATCGTGAAGGACTTCAGCGGGCTTTAGTCTTTCGAGCCTCGCTCACCAAAATTTCTGGCGCGCAAGCGATCGTGCGAAGCCCCCCGTCCCGCCGTCCCGGAGAGTTTTGTCGACGCGCGATGCTCTTCACCTTCGCTCGCTGCAGTCGCGCCCCTTGATATCGACCGCGCTTTCGCTGGCGTGCCCCGGGACGAAACAAACAGGCCGCCGGTGCTATGC contains:
- a CDS encoding STAS domain-containing protein, producing MEIRVTEHVDFVTLSLKGRLDITSSSTLKDDVLRHVQQGRRQLILNLGQVDFINSSGLGTLVSILKEVRLAKGRLVLSNLASYVKEIFEITQLSNIFEIFDSEAEAQEVFMTPARVTG
- a CDS encoding ATP-binding protein, which translates into the protein MSGQLSYAIHSREENFNQVYQVIAEVVEALGLTGAEKYRFAVCVSEAFTNAFYHGNHGDPGKTIQLRFRWDERGLEFAIEDEGQGRLEDVDLRLDLKDVNPEKTGGRGVAIMRGYADRIAVEEKAGGGLRFTLSWRLRPEAQSVEGS
- a CDS encoding SpoIIE family protein phosphatase — its product is MLSRIEDQIVLFERKLFDLESKLADQAAQLEDIARMGLMITSLIDLESVLAAMMEMAIRMVSGEVGSIMLIENERLQTRISWGVDDAVIAAIRMEDGRNIADWALATGEATILRELGEPASMHNRIESVIAVPVISKEKKIGVLVIVNKATGGEFDEEDRMRLQLLVRFAAVAIENASLIEEKLHAQKLEQELFLAHTVQHALLPAPSATFNRAIIEAAYIPAGQVGGDYYDIIKLTDDEFVVIVGDVTSKGVPAALLMAAVRSAFRLEAVRGRPVDQLITGLNQFLCEQVLRSENMFISVAYAHFNLAAGTCAYVNAGHLPPAHLQKESGQVREWRVGGTVLGQFADVTFKSETVELHAGDRILFYTDGVSESENQRGDLYGRQRVLHFLRNQSDAHPVQVTQRLMEELGVFRAGANRASLDDTTILAVEIR